Within Desulfuromonas sp., the genomic segment AAGGAGAAGGCGCAAGAACTCGGTTATCAATTTATCCTCGATGGATCGAACCTGGACGACCTCGATGATATCCGCCCGGGCCGTAAAGCGGTTGAAGAACTCGCCGTCCGTTCGCCATTGCTTGAAGCCGAACTGACCAAAAATGATATCCGGCTACTGAGCCGCGATCTCAATCTGCCGACTTGGCACAAGCAGCCTTTCGCCTGTCTCTCTTCCCGGTTCCCCTACGGCACCGAAATTACCCCGGAGCGGCTTCTCCAGGTCGGGCAGTGCGAAACATTTCTCAGACACAACCGGATCCGCAATTACCGGGTCCGCTACCACAATGAAACAGCCCGGATCGAGGTCGCCCCGGATGAAATCGGGAAATTC encodes:
- a CDS encoding TIGR00268 family protein, giving the protein KEKAQELGYQFILDGSNLDDLDDIRPGRKAVEELAVRSPLLEAELTKNDIRLLSRDLNLPTWHKQPFACLSSRFPYGTEITPERLLQVGQCETFLRHNRIRNYRVRYHNETARIEVAPDEIGKFIDPEFRQAVVKEFKTAGFTYVTLDLEGYRTGSMNEVQP